One window from the genome of Aneurinibacillus sp. REN35 encodes:
- a CDS encoding helix-turn-helix transcriptional regulator, which produces MGENRQLEILLYLLKVKKTTHAELASTFEVSIKTIQRDIDKLSVMGIPITCKQGNQGGIFIDEHYKLSRSFFSNEDLQRIILSLSLYDSMSANKQGYHIINKLSLIAPDIIHLFVHDAKEYFIVDLLDEEIDMNHRICQDINHCLDEEYYLSVQVGNEQLLIAPISYVLRSDGLYLYAFEKKYVLIKIAHIALSQITEIEFVRDFIPYKKNKNVAVK; this is translated from the coding sequence ATGGGAGAAAATCGTCAGCTTGAAATATTACTGTATCTGCTTAAAGTAAAGAAGACCACGCATGCCGAACTTGCATCCACCTTTGAAGTAAGTATAAAAACCATTCAAAGAGATATCGACAAATTATCTGTAATGGGCATCCCCATTACTTGCAAGCAAGGAAATCAAGGCGGCATATTTATTGATGAGCATTACAAGTTATCAAGAAGCTTTTTTAGCAATGAAGATCTGCAACGAATCATCTTATCCTTATCTCTCTACGATAGCATGTCAGCGAATAAGCAAGGGTATCATATTATTAATAAATTGTCCCTGATTGCTCCTGACATCATCCATTTGTTTGTGCATGATGCCAAGGAATACTTTATTGTCGATCTACTTGATGAAGAAATCGATATGAACCATCGGATTTGTCAAGACATCAATCATTGTTTGGATGAAGAATATTATCTTAGCGTCCAGGTTGGTAACGAGCAGCTCCTCATCGCCCCCATTAGCTACGTATTACGGTCTGACGGATTATATTTATATGCTTTTGAGAAAAAATACGTATTGATAAAAATCGCGCATATTGCTTTGTCTCAGATAACAGAAATAGAATTTGTGCGAGACTTTATCCCCTATAAAAAAAACAAAAATGTAGCAGTCAAATAA
- the pdxR gene encoding MocR-like pyridoxine biosynthesis transcription factor PdxR — protein sequence MFDILLSEMDMGKNPLYMQIYKQIRDHIRKGVIPHGARLPSIRSLQTQLNISKTPIETAYHMLNMEGYVISRERSGLFAVNIEEGILPDQKINDIPSRAKHSINDKTQPAEKKININFHPATIDKEMFPLRTWKKMINNAIEDHAKSIGRYGDMQGEEDFRAILAGYLKNSRGVICSPEQIVVGVGISYSISILAKLLEEIQYIAFEEPGFASAREQFQLSHFELLPIPVARNHFFIKELEGSKAQMVYVTPSHQFPTGRVMPYSERKYLLNWANRQSAYVIEDDYDGEFRYFGKPIPSLQSLDENGRVIYIGTFSKAFTPALRMNYMVLPVELVSRLGNIRHLLLCPSRVEQWAMKSFMEQGHWYRHIRRMRNLYKKKHLRLIEFIRTHFGSAVEITGHSAGLHIQVTVKTRMSAGELVRLAEDKGVEVYDFKQMWMNPVQLEYPHIYLGFGGMSEADMETGIILLKEAWASILEK from the coding sequence TTGTTCGATATTTTACTTTCAGAGATGGATATGGGAAAGAATCCGCTTTATATGCAGATCTATAAGCAAATACGTGATCATATCAGGAAGGGAGTGATTCCGCATGGGGCGCGTCTTCCTTCTATTAGATCGCTGCAAACACAATTAAACATAAGCAAGACACCGATTGAAACAGCCTATCACATGTTAAATATGGAAGGATATGTAATAAGCAGAGAGCGCTCGGGCCTTTTTGCGGTGAATATAGAAGAGGGCATCCTTCCTGACCAAAAAATAAATGATATACCTTCACGTGCAAAGCATTCTATAAACGACAAGACTCAACCAGCAGAGAAAAAAATCAATATCAATTTCCATCCCGCTACCATAGACAAAGAGATGTTCCCGCTCAGAACCTGGAAGAAAATGATCAATAACGCTATAGAGGACCATGCAAAGAGCATTGGCCGATATGGCGACATGCAGGGGGAAGAAGATTTTCGTGCCATATTAGCCGGTTACCTGAAAAATTCCCGGGGGGTGATCTGTTCACCGGAACAGATTGTGGTGGGTGTAGGAATCTCATACAGCATAAGCATTCTTGCAAAATTACTTGAAGAAATTCAGTATATCGCTTTTGAAGAACCTGGATTTGCATCAGCCAGGGAACAGTTTCAATTGAGCCATTTCGAGCTGCTTCCTATTCCTGTTGCCCGTAATCATTTTTTCATAAAAGAATTGGAGGGAAGCAAAGCACAAATGGTGTATGTTACACCGTCCCACCAGTTTCCTACAGGAAGAGTTATGCCGTATTCAGAGCGAAAATACCTGCTCAATTGGGCGAACAGGCAAAGTGCATACGTCATAGAAGATGATTATGATGGCGAATTTCGTTATTTTGGCAAACCGATCCCTTCCCTGCAAAGTCTTGATGAAAACGGGAGGGTCATCTACATCGGAACATTTTCCAAAGCCTTTACTCCCGCTTTGCGCATGAATTATATGGTTTTACCTGTAGAATTGGTGAGCCGCCTAGGAAACATACGTCACTTGCTGTTATGTCCATCTCGTGTGGAGCAATGGGCCATGAAGAGTTTTATGGAACAAGGGCATTGGTACCGACATATTCGCCGAATGCGGAACCTTTATAAAAAGAAGCATCTTAGATTAATAGAATTCATACGTACTCATTTTGGGAGTGCGGTTGAGATTACTGGACATAGCGCGGGACTTCATATTCAGGTCACTGTGAAGACCCGCATGAGCGCCGGGGAGTTAGTCAGACTAGCAGAAGATAAAGGAGTTGAAGTATATGACTTCAAGCAAATGTGGATGAATCCCGTTCAATTGGAATATCCACATATTTATTTGGGATTTGGAGGGATGAGTGAAGCGGATATGGAAACCGGTATTATCCTGTTAAAAGAAGCGTGGGCAAGCATTTTAGAGAAATAG
- a CDS encoding nitroreductase family protein codes for MSILGKVFGDNTDAQAAKDFYAAVENRRSIYGISKDMVASDERIQEIINHAVKHTPSAFNSQSARVAVLLGENHDKLWNITTETLRNIVPADQFAPTQEKMNAFGNGYGTVLFFEDQETVAALQRQFAAYKDNFPLWSQQSSGMLQYVVWTSLELEGFGASLQHYNPLIDDKIKKEWNIPANWQLIAQMPFGKPTAPAGEKQFKPLEERVMFFK; via the coding sequence ATGAGTATTTTAGGAAAAGTATTCGGTGACAATACAGACGCACAGGCTGCAAAGGACTTCTATGCAGCAGTAGAGAACCGACGATCTATCTACGGGATTAGCAAAGATATGGTTGCTTCAGATGAACGGATTCAAGAAATAATCAATCACGCTGTAAAACATACCCCTTCTGCATTCAATTCGCAAAGCGCTCGTGTCGCTGTTCTACTGGGGGAAAATCATGATAAGCTGTGGAACATTACAACCGAGACGCTACGCAACATTGTGCCTGCCGATCAATTTGCTCCAACGCAGGAGAAGATGAACGCATTTGGAAACGGCTATGGAACCGTGCTATTCTTTGAAGATCAAGAAACGGTTGCAGCACTCCAAAGACAATTCGCTGCGTATAAGGATAATTTCCCCCTATGGTCTCAGCAATCATCCGGTATGCTTCAATATGTTGTCTGGACCTCCTTAGAACTTGAGGGATTCGGCGCCTCCCTCCAGCACTATAACCCACTCATCGATGATAAGATAAAGAAGGAATGGAACATCCCTGCCAACTGGCAGCTGATCGCTCAAATGCCATTCGGCAAACCGACGGCTCCTGCTGGTGAAAAGCAATTCAAGCCGCTTGAAGAACGAGTCATGTTCTTCAAATAG
- a CDS encoding DUF1572 family protein, with protein sequence MNIPCSKGGEKTISRLHIEELHWSPTSESNSIAIIIEHLSGNMISRWTDFLATDGEKPSRNNENKLVAYIQ encoded by the coding sequence ATGAATATACCATGTTCAAAAGGAGGAGAAAAAACAATTTCTCGACTACATATCGAAGAGTTACATTGGTCTCCAACGAGTGAATCAAACAGCATCGCTATTATTATCGAACATCTCAGTGGAAATATGATCTCAAGATGGACGGACTTTCTGGCAACAGATGGGGAGAAACCAAGCAGGAACAATGAAAACAAGTTAGTTGCTTATATTCAATAG
- a CDS encoding ferredoxin family protein, giving the protein MKHTRTDMAPMELVQRIPSDRTFINMIDPKICLTKCIDKPCTYFCPSQVYQWRENHIEIDQERCIECGASVMGCPYHNIHWKYPSSGTGVMFRRT; this is encoded by the coding sequence ATGAAGCACACGCGTACGGATATGGCACCGATGGAACTCGTTCAGCGCATTCCGTCCGATCGAACATTTATCAATATGATCGATCCTAAAATTTGTCTCACCAAATGCATCGACAAGCCATGTACGTACTTTTGTCCATCACAGGTATATCAATGGCGTGAGAATCACATCGAGATTGATCAGGAGCGCTGTATCGAATGCGGAGCTTCTGTTATGGGCTGTCCCTACCACAACATTCATTGGAAGTATCCATCCAGTGGAACAGGCGTCATGTTTCGTCGCACATAG
- a CDS encoding DMT family transporter: MNYPTLAAWIGLGVFGSGIAYILFYFLVQKGSPELATMVTYLIPVSGIIWGYSILNENIHVSLLTGLAFILFGVFLANKETSEQTTNHKKEEDIRISS, encoded by the coding sequence TTGAATTACCCTACTCTTGCTGCTTGGATTGGGCTGGGGGTCTTTGGCTCGGGAATTGCCTACATTCTTTTTTATTTCCTTGTCCAAAAAGGGAGTCCAGAATTGGCAACCATGGTCACCTACCTCATCCCTGTAAGCGGCATCATTTGGGGATACAGTATACTTAACGAGAACATTCATGTGAGCCTATTGACGGGTCTAGCATTCATTTTATTTGGTGTGTTCCTTGCAAACAAGGAGACCTCTGAACAAACAACAAATCATAAAAAGGAAGAAGATATAAGGATTTCTTCATAA
- a CDS encoding FAD-dependent oxidoreductase has translation MQDTYDAIVVGAGPAGSVAAYIMARGGLKVLLLERGAYPGSKNMFGGTIYAVPTADIFPGFWEEAPWERAVTAEYLYFLDDNSAFQVGFTNQAYGKPPYNKLVIHRSKFDSWLAQKAVHEGTVLQTHSLVTRLVYAEHMFGRGRLQGVELDNGQKYYADIVILAEGINAFLTKQAGLRSDLPAETVKLYVKQVFHLPQDVLEERFQLQGNEGAIYGFVGYPTAGVVGKAGIWTGKDTLGLIVGGFLNQLAQKRMSPYELLERTKRHPLISRLLKGAEPIEYAAHMIPKGGFKMIPQLYDHHLLVVGDAATMVSGRRGTDLAMLSGKMAAETALQAHAKSDFSQDVLAGYGWKINQSFFMSDIRAKKNYDKYVMKYQDSDYLISRAMNEFGSEFFHVDMSTEQDKIKRIQQELKQIQLPLKSVTDIWQALQHWEVL, from the coding sequence ATGCAGGATACATATGATGCGATTGTAGTAGGAGCAGGACCTGCCGGCTCCGTTGCCGCCTATATAATGGCACGCGGCGGTTTAAAGGTATTACTACTGGAAAGGGGAGCCTATCCGGGAAGCAAGAATATGTTCGGTGGTACCATTTACGCTGTGCCGACCGCTGATATTTTCCCCGGATTTTGGGAAGAGGCACCCTGGGAGAGAGCCGTCACAGCAGAATATTTATACTTTCTTGATGACAACTCCGCTTTTCAAGTCGGTTTTACAAATCAAGCATACGGAAAGCCGCCGTATAATAAACTGGTCATTCACCGCAGTAAATTTGATAGCTGGCTCGCACAAAAAGCTGTACATGAAGGAACCGTCTTGCAAACCCACTCGCTTGTCACTCGATTGGTATACGCGGAGCACATGTTTGGCAGAGGGCGATTACAAGGCGTGGAGCTGGATAATGGACAGAAGTATTATGCGGATATCGTCATTCTGGCGGAAGGAATCAATGCATTCTTAACCAAGCAGGCCGGATTGCGCTCTGATCTTCCAGCAGAGACTGTCAAGCTGTATGTGAAGCAAGTATTCCATTTGCCACAGGATGTTTTGGAGGAGCGGTTTCAGCTTCAGGGTAATGAAGGAGCCATCTATGGATTTGTCGGCTATCCGACCGCAGGTGTCGTGGGGAAAGCAGGCATCTGGACAGGAAAAGATACACTCGGCCTTATCGTTGGCGGTTTTCTAAATCAACTGGCACAGAAAAGAATGAGTCCTTATGAACTTCTCGAACGCACGAAGCGCCACCCACTGATCAGTCGGCTGCTGAAGGGGGCCGAGCCTATCGAGTACGCTGCGCATATGATTCCAAAAGGCGGCTTCAAAATGATTCCCCAGCTCTATGATCATCATCTGCTCGTGGTGGGGGATGCTGCGACCATGGTAAGCGGCAGGCGTGGTACAGACTTGGCGATGCTCTCTGGAAAAATGGCGGCTGAAACAGCACTGCAAGCACATGCTAAAAGCGATTTTAGTCAGGATGTATTAGCCGGATACGGTTGGAAAATCAATCAAAGCTTCTTCATGTCAGATATTCGGGCAAAGAAAAACTATGATAAGTACGTCATGAAATATCAAGACAGCGACTACTTAATTAGCCGGGCGATGAATGAATTTGGCTCGGAGTTTTTTCATGTCGATATGAGTACCGAACAGGATAAGATAAAGCGAATCCAACAGGAATTAAAGCAAATCCAGCTTCCTTTAAAATCCGTGACAGACATTTGGCAGGCACTACAGCATTGGGAGGTACTGTAA
- a CDS encoding DoxX family protein has translation MTRTQEIGAFILRLVLGLTLFIHGIAKFQTGLGNTAQFFESLGIPSFLGYIVAIIELVGGFAMLLGLGTRIVSTLFAFVMLGAIFTVKLAAGFMGNGQMAGYEFDLALLAMSVSLSLTGSQLYALDSLFRKK, from the coding sequence ATGACACGAACACAGGAAATAGGCGCATTCATACTTCGCCTAGTACTAGGGCTTACTCTTTTTATTCATGGTATAGCCAAATTTCAAACGGGACTTGGAAATACCGCGCAATTCTTTGAAAGTCTAGGTATCCCCAGCTTTCTCGGATACATCGTAGCCATTATTGAGCTTGTAGGCGGTTTCGCCATGCTTCTCGGACTTGGAACCCGGATTGTCTCTACTCTATTCGCATTCGTTATGCTTGGCGCAATCTTCACAGTGAAGCTTGCTGCCGGATTTATGGGCAATGGCCAAATGGCCGGATATGAATTCGATCTGGCTCTGCTTGCAATGTCAGTATCTCTTTCCCTTACAGGCAGCCAATTATATGCACTCGACTCGTTATTCCGCAAAAAATAA
- a CDS encoding S8 family peptidase — protein MAKRYLIHVKADMNQAREVCLKQKGVQVLHCLKHFPFIVATMENSKILRHHPAFSLVEEDMRIRIHRAEPSTHNQPASHVPWNIQAVHAPAVWPKSKGEGIRIGVLDTGIAYSHKALRSHIAGGYNIIADNQNFMDDNGHGTHVSGIIAANKSGGLYGVSPGAALYGIKVMDRDGMGNMSDIIKGIEWAIDNRMQVLNMSIGSNTYNAALAYATRMAQQKGIILVASAGNDGERGGTVDYPARFPWVISVGAVDRDMKRASFSSTGSGVDLMAPGVDIRSAWKGGGYKIESGTSMAAPHVSGGVALMLGRNFSRSDKSAPRNIVQLSKRLGPRREYGHGVLDLSLLAK, from the coding sequence ATGGCAAAACGATATCTCATCCACGTAAAAGCGGACATGAATCAAGCGCGCGAAGTATGTTTAAAACAAAAAGGTGTTCAAGTATTACACTGTCTGAAGCATTTTCCCTTTATTGTGGCTACCATGGAGAACAGCAAGATTTTGCGTCATCATCCGGCTTTTTCTTTGGTTGAGGAAGATATGAGAATTCGAATTCACCGCGCGGAGCCTTCAACCCATAATCAACCTGCTTCCCATGTGCCATGGAATATTCAAGCGGTTCATGCGCCCGCTGTCTGGCCTAAGAGCAAAGGCGAGGGGATTCGTATAGGCGTATTAGATACCGGTATCGCTTACTCTCATAAGGCGCTTCGCAGTCATATCGCCGGTGGGTACAATATCATCGCAGATAACCAAAATTTCATGGATGATAATGGACATGGAACCCATGTATCAGGCATTATTGCCGCGAACAAATCAGGCGGCCTGTATGGTGTATCGCCAGGGGCAGCATTATACGGGATCAAGGTTATGGATCGGGACGGTATGGGGAATATGAGCGATATCATCAAAGGGATTGAGTGGGCGATTGATAACCGGATGCAGGTGTTGAATATGAGCATCGGGAGTAATACGTATAACGCCGCCTTGGCGTATGCAACCAGAATGGCGCAGCAGAAAGGGATCATTTTAGTTGCTTCCGCAGGAAACGACGGAGAACGCGGCGGCACGGTTGATTATCCTGCCCGCTTTCCCTGGGTCATCTCGGTTGGGGCAGTGGACCGTGACATGAAGCGCGCCTCGTTTTCTAGCACGGGAAGCGGGGTTGATCTGATGGCACCTGGAGTGGACATACGGAGTGCATGGAAGGGCGGGGGATATAAGATAGAAAGCGGTACGTCAATGGCAGCTCCACATGTAAGCGGAGGAGTCGCTCTAATGCTTGGCCGTAACTTTAGCAGAAGCGATAAGAGTGCACCGAGAAATATTGTGCAGTTAAGCAAACGGCTTGGACCGCGAAGAGAGTATGGGCACGGTGTTCTCGACCTTTCACTTCTTGCAAAGTAA
- a CDS encoding MATE family efflux transporter gives MTTTIYEKYSINRLLVSFSLPAIASLIIETLTSVIDTSFAGHLDNKSEAALAALGLLSPLLAIFVALQTLFAASTAIMISKCLGRGDDVGVQTYFTIGFTMTVVVSLCTSLVTFLFMDPLLLFLGAVGDTYTLASDYLQIILISNVFSSLGYTLTSSIRAFGHPQAETAIILLSVVINIIGNTILTFGLQLGMTGIALGTLISELLCALLSLIYLYKKKRWFTSRTFSLSEHLLFSYTLFKIGLAQTIIQIIAGMSAFTINYQLITTGGAPYISTWNIANKLYMLMLMPVIGMTQGVQTILAYFDGKNEETKKKSTVRKTISACLVYGIAVTAMIYLFEKPLLYLFTSNPSLLESAVNVVQVIFFTFPLLGITYTVMTILQVTGKEGGAILLSLLRQVIILIPLVIVIPIIFDMFHLPQIDPAFSIFFAIPLADMLTLGCAFIFLTATRSSSNQ, from the coding sequence ATGACTACAACCATCTATGAGAAATATTCGATCAACCGCTTGCTTGTTAGCTTTTCCTTACCTGCCATCGCCTCGCTCATCATCGAGACATTAACCTCAGTCATCGATACTTCCTTTGCGGGGCATTTAGACAATAAAAGCGAGGCGGCATTGGCTGCCCTCGGATTATTATCACCGTTATTAGCAATATTTGTTGCACTTCAAACACTTTTTGCGGCTTCTACCGCCATTATGATTTCAAAGTGCTTAGGCCGGGGAGATGATGTTGGCGTCCAGACGTATTTTACGATTGGCTTTACCATGACAGTAGTAGTTAGCCTATGCACCTCCTTGGTCACATTCTTATTCATGGACCCTTTGCTCCTATTTTTGGGTGCGGTAGGAGATACGTATACGCTTGCTTCCGATTATCTACAGATTATACTGATCAGCAACGTTTTTAGCTCGCTAGGGTACACACTAACGAGCAGCATTCGTGCATTTGGACATCCACAAGCAGAGACAGCGATTATTCTCCTGTCTGTTGTTATTAATATTATTGGCAACACCATATTGACCTTTGGCCTTCAGCTTGGCATGACAGGCATTGCACTGGGTACGCTGATAAGCGAATTGCTTTGCGCCCTTCTTTCACTAATATATCTTTATAAAAAGAAAAGGTGGTTTACATCGCGTACATTTTCTCTTTCCGAGCACCTTTTGTTTTCCTATACACTGTTCAAAATAGGATTGGCCCAAACCATCATTCAAATCATCGCAGGCATGTCCGCTTTTACCATCAACTACCAGCTTATCACTACGGGCGGCGCTCCCTATATCAGCACCTGGAATATCGCCAATAAACTGTACATGCTTATGCTCATGCCCGTGATTGGAATGACCCAAGGAGTGCAAACGATTCTGGCATATTTTGATGGAAAAAACGAGGAGACAAAGAAAAAGAGCACGGTACGAAAGACGATAAGCGCCTGTCTTGTTTATGGGATCGCTGTTACGGCAATGATCTATCTCTTCGAGAAACCTCTCCTTTATTTATTTACTTCAAATCCGTCTCTATTGGAATCAGCAGTGAATGTGGTACAGGTAATTTTCTTCACCTTTCCTCTGCTTGGCATCACATACACTGTAATGACCATACTCCAAGTGACAGGAAAAGAGGGGGGAGCCATACTACTTAGTCTATTGCGGCAGGTGATTATTCTTATACCACTTGTGATTGTCATTCCTATTATTTTTGATATGTTTCATCTACCGCAAATCGATCCAGCCTTTTCCATTTTCTTTGCTATCCCGCTAGCTGATATGCTAACACTTGGCTGCGCATTTATTTTTCTTACGGCCACCCGCTCTTCTAGCAATCAATAA
- a CDS encoding DODA-type extradiol aromatic ring-opening family dioxygenase — translation MTPSLFLAHGAPLIAIQDNDYTRFLRKLGAQFKPKAIVIFTAHWESETLTISATDDVYDTIYDFSGFPDELYRMKYPAKGSTRIAAMLAERFKKQGIPVQQDTKRGLDHGSWTLLHHLYPQADIPVVQLSVNPFLAPREQYRIGEALQGLNQEDILVIGSGVTVHNLRMLQWGDSTTEAWAIEFDDWLIEKMQNKEWEALFAYEEMAPHARLAVPRAEHFVPLFIAMGSGGADADASVIYRSYEHGTLSYLCLQF, via the coding sequence ATGACACCTTCGCTTTTCTTAGCACATGGCGCCCCGCTCATTGCAATTCAAGATAATGACTACACTCGTTTTCTTCGCAAACTTGGCGCACAATTTAAACCAAAAGCTATTGTCATCTTCACCGCTCATTGGGAAAGCGAGACGCTCACCATTTCGGCAACAGATGATGTGTATGATACGATATATGATTTCTCCGGCTTTCCTGATGAACTGTATAGAATGAAGTATCCGGCCAAAGGTTCTACCCGAATCGCTGCGATGCTTGCTGAGCGCTTCAAAAAGCAGGGCATTCCGGTGCAGCAGGATACGAAACGCGGCCTAGATCACGGCTCGTGGACGCTCCTCCATCACCTGTATCCTCAAGCAGATATTCCTGTCGTACAACTATCCGTCAATCCATTTCTTGCGCCTAGAGAACAATATCGCATCGGTGAAGCGCTGCAAGGACTTAATCAAGAGGATATTCTTGTCATTGGCAGCGGCGTGACGGTTCATAATTTGCGGATGCTCCAATGGGGAGACTCAACGACAGAAGCATGGGCAATTGAATTTGATGACTGGCTTATCGAGAAGATGCAGAACAAGGAATGGGAAGCGCTTTTTGCGTATGAGGAAATGGCACCCCATGCCCGTCTTGCTGTGCCACGTGCCGAACATTTTGTTCCGCTCTTTATTGCTATGGGAAGTGGCGGAGCGGACGCGGATGCAAGCGTTATTTATCGAAGCTATGAGCATGGTACACTAAGCTATCTTTGCCTGCAATTCTAA
- a CDS encoding DMT family transporter, which yields MPRSLFFVLISLSLIWGGSYFFIKILLEDFGPWTIAFLRSSLGLATIIMIMLISKQKMGLRRIPWIAMTIMALINTAIPWAIIGFSETRLTSSMASVLNAITPLWTVAIGVIFFKSRTNRYKLLGMAVAVLGVIALLDLNPTSIISVDLLGFVCMILASLLYAIGSHLSKRLSNGLTMYQITFGTLLCCMIGSGSMAIATNE from the coding sequence ATGCCGCGATCGCTTTTTTTCGTTTTGATTTCTCTTAGCCTGATTTGGGGCGGATCATACTTCTTTATTAAAATACTGCTTGAGGACTTTGGGCCATGGACGATCGCTTTTCTCAGGTCATCGCTCGGCCTGGCTACAATCATAATGATTATGCTCATCTCAAAACAGAAGATGGGACTCAGAAGAATTCCCTGGATCGCCATGACAATTATGGCTCTCATCAATACAGCCATTCCCTGGGCCATCATCGGATTTAGCGAGACAAGATTAACAAGCAGTATGGCATCTGTTTTAAACGCCATCACTCCGCTATGGACAGTTGCTATCGGCGTGATCTTTTTTAAAAGCAGGACAAATCGCTATAAACTGCTGGGTATGGCAGTTGCCGTACTTGGTGTAATTGCCTTGCTTGACCTGAATCCGACTTCGATCATATCGGTTGATTTATTGGGTTTTGTCTGTATGATTCTTGCATCCCTGCTTTATGCGATCGGATCTCATCTTTCCAAGCGTCTTTCGAATGGGCTGACGATGTATCAGATCACGTTTGGAACCTTGCTCTGCTGCATGATCGGGAGCGGGAGCATGGCAATCGCAACAAATGAGTAA
- a CDS encoding MOSC domain-containing protein, whose translation MGKTVKHRSRVAQNPNQPNLRQVHFLHAELFDELRDAGFHVEPGQLGENIATRGIDLLGLPTGTMLSIGEAAVIEITGLRNPFAQIDNFQAGLLRAVLGHDKNGNLTRKAGVMGIVVTGGEVRVGDPVRVSLPAKPFRPLERV comes from the coding sequence ATGGGAAAGACCGTAAAGCATCGTTCACGTGTAGCACAAAATCCGAATCAGCCGAATCTTCGCCAGGTTCACTTCCTTCATGCAGAGTTATTTGATGAGCTGCGGGATGCTGGCTTTCACGTCGAGCCTGGACAGTTAGGTGAAAACATTGCTACTCGTGGGATCGATTTGCTCGGACTACCGACAGGAACAATGCTTTCTATCGGCGAGGCTGCAGTCATTGAAATTACCGGGCTTCGCAACCCTTTTGCACAAATAGACAATTTCCAAGCAGGGCTCTTGCGTGCAGTTTTGGGTCACGATAAAAACGGAAACCTCACCCGCAAAGCGGGAGTAATGGGCATTGTGGTAACCGGGGGAGAAGTCAGAGTTGGGGACCCTGTCCGCGTGAGCTTGCCAGCGAAGCCATTTCGCCCTCTCGAACGCGTCTGA
- a CDS encoding Hsp20/alpha crystallin family protein codes for MNIDSIHIEKKKHEIIIQIKITDYSRNDIKVEISNDSLAISAAHTPNRIIKSIPLPQHARTEKARAYYRHNVLTILIPLQTSHEMRMHLFHKPRILPIE; via the coding sequence GTGAATATCGACTCGATCCATATTGAAAAAAAGAAACATGAGATCATTATTCAGATAAAGATAACAGACTATAGCCGAAACGACATCAAGGTTGAAATCTCAAACGACTCATTAGCCATCAGCGCCGCTCACACGCCGAACCGCATCATAAAATCAATTCCATTGCCACAACATGCGCGTACAGAAAAAGCACGAGCCTACTATCGCCATAACGTACTAACGATTTTGATTCCGCTGCAAACTTCCCACGAGATGAGGATGCATCTCTTTCATAAACCCCGCATTCTTCCCATTGAATAA